The genomic DNA AGCACGAAACTCTTCTATTTCATAAGTCAGTATAAGAGAATTTATATTCACTAAATCCTCAGGCAGAAAGAACTTAATTACAGCTGGGTTCTCAGGGTCACAATTATCGTTATAATCGTGTGAATCAATATTTGTAGCACCTTGTGAATATGTCTCATTTATTTTTTGCCTACGCTCCAAATCAGCTTGTGTTGTACCTAAATCTTCAATTGGATCTCCAATCACCAAACTCATATTTAACGGATTACCTGTAACATCAGATTTACTTTTCTTCATTAAACGTACATCTACTTCAATCCCTAATTCTTCATCATTAATCCGAATCAACTTTCCAACTTCGTATTTTTCCAATTTATAAGGGTCAATCAACTCATAATCGATAGATTCTACAGAATAAGAAACTTTTGGAATGCATTTTTTATTTAACATTGCTTGTCCTGAACTAAATAACGTGTCTACATTTTCGAATCGTTTATCCGCCCATATATACTTGTGGATACCGTACTTATTAATAATATGTTTCGGCGCTTCAATATACGGTTTGCCTGTAGGATTCACTTTTGAGATATCCAATTGGTTAACTCCTTCACCATATCCTAAGCAATATAAACGAGTGATAATATCTGTAGGATCCTCTTCCTTACGAATACCTTTAAGGTTCTTTCTATATCTAATTTGACCAGTTATTTCATTACTTACTTTCACAAGATTTAATGTCCAAGGATAATTGCCAATCGAATCATCCCATGTCCACTCATACGGTTCATCAAATGGTTTTGGAACACTGAATAAAGGTCCTAATATTGTATTTTCATGTTCCCAACTGTAATGAAAATATCTTGTGAAGTCACATTTACCTAACTTCCAATGTTTTGTTTCTTGTTGACTCAATAGATATTCAAGTACATCTTTTGTTGTATAGTTTGATAATTGATGATAACGAAAAAGCACGTCACTTAGCAAAGTAGCTAGAACGTGCTCACATTTGTACGTTATCGTTTTTGTATTTTCATTTTTCACAGTCTCTTTTGGGAGAATGTGGAACATTCCAATCCGCTTACCATTATCAAATAACTCAAGGAAATCAAATGCACTTATTTCCTCATCTTTCAAATCATTTAAAGGTAATGAAAAAGCAGCCGTCCATATTGAATTGAACTGCTGCTCATACGATATTTTAAATGCATTTTCTAAATACGCTTTTAACTGTAGTTGCTTATTATAAAGTTTTATAAGACTCAATGTATCACCTCATTCCTATTCTAAAGTATTTTCACGAACGGTGTTGTACACTCTACCTGCGATAAGGTTCATGCCCGCTTCATTCGGATGAATACCATCAAATGTATACATCGCTTGATTAGAATGGTTCACACCGATATTTGTTACATCAATCACTGTGGCATAATATTGTTCTGCTACCATTCTAATTGCATCATTGTATCTTTTATGATCTTTGTAGGTTTTCTGCTTTGCAAATGGGATTGTTAAACAGTAAATACGTGCCTTTGGATAAGTTGTTGTTACTCCATCTAAAACCCTAGCGTAACAGTTAGCGAAAGTTAAATCATCATTAGGATCTATCGTTCCGCTATAGTCTCCAATAGCAACATTATTTAACAAATCGTTCATTCCAAGTTCAATAAAAACAACATCAGGGCTAATACCGTCTTTAGCCAAACCAGGTATAGCATTCATTGCCCAACTCGCGTTATCATCTGGTCTTGTTTTTGTTACACGACGGCCACCCCAACTTTCATTAACAAGTAAGTTAAATAGATTGTGAGTAAGACCATACCACCACATACGATAAGGTGGTCTTCTTGCTTCGGTATAATTACCATTTGGGACATTACCTACTGGAATATAACCTTCATAGGTACTTATACTTGTGCCTATGATAGAAGCTGTATTCGTTTTACGAGTTTGATATCTCCCATTCACAATAAATACTTTTGCTGAAAAGTGAAGATATCCTAAATAGAATACGTTCGGCTCATTTCTCATATTTAGGTAATATGGTTGTTCACTTAAGAAAAATTTGTCCAGATAACTGTTATACCAAAGGAACATCCAGTTTGGAATTGTTTCTCCATTTTTAATAAAAGGTAATAGAATTTCCTCTGTTACATCTAAATACTTAATGTTCTTATCGCTTTTTATGATGTACAAGTTACGTGGAATCATTACAATATTTCTACTAAAATCAACCGTTGGTAATGATAGACCACCATAATGACCAGTTGGATGTATTTCTGCCATGTTTGTATTGATCGAGTTATCAGTATTAATTGTCGAATAAGTGTTACCAAAATGTACATATCCGAGATAACAATCATCATCACTTTGTTGATACGTATAGGCATCAGCTAAACTCATTATGAAATACTCTTTAGAAACACGGTTCCACCATACAGTTGTATTCGTTTCAGTTGAAGTTAATACTTTCTTTCCAACTGGAAGGTTTGCACTCCAATTTTTAGCCTGTACTAACACGCCATACTGCTGTTTGACATCAAAAGTTATTGTTTTAGCTTTCCAATCATAATCAATATTTACTTTTTCAGTCGATGAGAATAGAATGGCTTGAATCACACCAGGTAGAAACGTAGTCATATTACCATCAACTAAAATCGTTGAATATTTCGATGCGAAGTTGATGTAACCTAAACAGCAGTCATTAACATCCTGTTTGTAGGTATAAATTTCTGCTAACGGCAATGTGAAATATTCCTTTGAAACACGATTGTATAATACAGCAACGCTATTTTGTGTTGTTGTTATGGTTTTAATCCCTTGTGGTAAATTCGTTGCGAATCTATCGCTTATAACTAAAACACTTACATCAGTTCTCACATTGAAAGTTATTGTTTTATTTGCCCAGTCATAAGAAATTTTTACTTTCTCACCATTCGAATATAGATGAGCGAAGTTCATTCCAGATTTCTTTAATGCTTCGTTTGCATTTTTTAGACCTCGGTTAATCTTATCTACCCCTTGTGGTAGCTCATCAGTTAATAAAACTAATTGTGCATCTGCCAAAATTTTCACCCCCTATTTATATTTTCCTCTGAAGTTAAACGTTACTTTTACATTCAAGTTATTTCCGCCAATCTGCACAACATTATTTCCGGGTGACAATTCTAATTTTTCAAGGTCACCTGTCATTTTAAATAAATAGTTTTGATTATTCTTTTTCACTGTGTATGTTGCTGCATCGATGAATAATGTTTCGTTATTCAAATCACCAAAAGAAAAACTCTTACCATTCAAAGTAAGAGTTAACCCACCAACAGTTCCTACAATTTCAATAATCGATCGAACTACTAGATTTCCCATATTATTCAATTCTAATTTTTGTGGACCGTTCACAGTGAACTGAGAAGGCTTATATCCAAATGTTATTTTAGTTGCAAAAGGAATACAGGTTCCCCATGTGATGTTTTCGTTACTTTTTAATAGGGTATAAGCATATGGATCATAAGCGACTAAAGGTAATACAAATTTCCCATCTTCAGCTAATCTATCAGGAAGGATTTGCTGTGCCAATTCAACATAATAAAATTTAGTTGGGTCATAGTCTCGTACCATTTTAAGTCTTCTCGGCTTACCATATTTATCAAAGAAAAAAGAAAAAAATCCTTCAAATTTCTGCTGCATATCATAATGAAATCTTTCCATAATCCTTAAAGGATAGGAAAAGTGTCTTTCCTTTATTTCAGTTCCGAACGGAATAACACCCTCTCTCCCAGGGATACTATACGTTTTCCTTGAAAAAGAAGGTGTTAATGGATCATCATAACCCGGTTCACAAATAAAACCGAAGTCTTCCAACCTATATTTGTCATCTAATGTAATCATATAATCACCCCTTGACCACGAGCGCTAATTCTATTGTTTTGATTTAGCTGCTTACTCATACCAGGAGCAAGTCTTGTATTTAATTCCTCAGAGTCCACATAAACATGAACCACAATATCCCCATTGGTTTGTGGCATGGTATCAGCGATACCTTTACCAATTGCACCGAGTGTTTTCTCATTTAAAGGTAAAACACCCTCTGGTCCAGCTTCTCCGGCTCCTTGTAAGTTTCCAGCATTCATTCCGAAAATAGTAGGACGAGTGAAAATACCACCTTTAGCACGCCATTCCACACCAATACCAGATGGATAAGAAATTTCTTTACCTGCAATTGTTTTAGAACTAGTCTGCAGACTGAAATGTGGAAGCTTTGGCATTTCAGGTTTAGGGATTTTAAGCTTCAGATTATCAAAGAATCCTTTAATTTTATCGATAAATCCCTTCACACCATCAACCGCTTCCTTTATTGGATCCATAATAAATCGTTTTGCAGCATCAAACTTTTCTTTCGCCGCATTCTTCACAGAATCAAATTTTTCTTTAGCTGAATTATATAAATCAGTAAATTTTTGCTTAGCTGAATTGTAAGCTTCTGTTACTGGATCAATCACATATTTCTTCACCAAATTCCAAGCCGTAAGGGTATAAGTTTTTATAGTTTCCCAGTTTGCTAATATCCAATTAGCTAAATCCCCAAGTTTTTGCTTCGTCCAATTCCACAATTCTTGAACGGGTTGAATAACGTACTGTTTTACCAAATTCCACGCTGCGAGTGTATATGATTTCACTGTTTCCCACTGTGAATTTAACCAGGAAACTAGCTCACCAAGTTGATTTTTACACCAGTTATAGGCTTCAATCATTGGATCAATAATGTACTTACTTATTGCGGCCCAGGCAATTTGCGTACCCGCTTTTATTAACAACCACCCTGCTTCTAAAACGACAGAAACCGCCGAAATGATTGGGTCTAAAACGGTAAGTATTGTATTCCACATATCTTGCCATGCTTGTACCAATGTTCCCCACAATTCAGATGCTGTTTCGACAATTCCTGACCATAAATCACTAAAAAACTGGCCTATTGGGTCAAAAAATTCATGCATCATTTCTGTAAATGAAGACCAGGCATCCAAGAAATACTCAACTGTGGAAGACCAAGCATCTTCACAAGTTTGAACTATGCTATCCCACAATTCACCAAACCACTCTTTAAATTGTGACCACCTCTCAGAAAGCCAATCGGTTATGGCACCCCAGTTTTTTATAGCCCAAATAACGCCCGCTATTACAGCCGCTACTCCAGCGATAACAAGCATGACAACTCCAAGCGTTGTGCCTAATACACTAACCGATACTACAACTGCTGCAATGATGGGAGCCAAAATACCTACTACAGCTATTAGTCCAGCAAAAACATAAACAAAATTTTGAATCGGCTCTGGTAGTTTAGTAAACCCATCAACTAAAGTTTTAATTCCTTCTACTACTGGCGGTAAAACATCTTTAGCTAATTCGGCAAGCTTCTTTCCAATGGGTTCAAAAGCTGCTTGTGTTTCTCTTAAAGCCTTTTGAAGCTGTTGGCCAAGTGATTCTTCTTGAAGCTTTTTCATTTCCTCCATACGACCATTTACATCACCAAGACCACCATGAACATTATTTAGACTTAATACAGCTTCTGCGCCCATGTCTTCCCATTTCACGCCAAAAAGAGCAACACCAATTTGGTTTGCCTTTACTTTGTCATCCATCTTTTGAAGGTCACCTAACACAGCATTAAATACATCGGCTGCTGTGCCTTTACCTTGATTAAATGACTCCCACACTTTTTGAGTGTCTTCTGATAAATCACCAAACCCATCAGATACACCCTTAGATCCATCTTGTACACGAATACCGAATTCTTTTACAAGGTCATTTATATAATCTAAGTTGTACGAACCATTTTTAGTTCCGTTCGCAAGAATGGTGAACATCTCGTCCACGCTGAAACCAGCTTGTTTAAATAAAGGAGCATATTCACTCAAGTTATCGAATAATTCATCTGAATAGTTCAATCCCTCTTGTGCACCTGCTGCAAGATAGTTAAAAGCTTCTTGTGAAGATAGACCAAATTGAGACATTAATTGTCCTGCACCACGAGTTGCTTCGTTTAAGTCCACATCATAAACCTTTGCTAAGGTTAAAATATTTTCAGACGCACCCTGTAGCTCTTCATGTGGAACGTCACGCATATTT from Bacillus basilensis includes the following:
- a CDS encoding phage tail spike protein, translated to MSLIKLYNKQLQLKAYLENAFKISYEQQFNSIWTAAFSLPLNDLKDEEISAFDFLELFDNGKRIGMFHILPKETVKNENTKTITYKCEHVLATLLSDVLFRYHQLSNYTTKDVLEYLLSQQETKHWKLGKCDFTRYFHYSWEHENTILGPLFSVPKPFDEPYEWTWDDSIGNYPWTLNLVKVSNEITGQIRYRKNLKGIRKEEDPTDIITRLYCLGYGEGVNQLDISKVNPTGKPYIEAPKHIINKYGIHKYIWADKRFENVDTLFSSGQAMLNKKCIPKVSYSVESIDYELIDPYKLEKYEVGKLIRINDEELGIEVDVRLMKKSKSDVTGNPLNMSLVIGDPIEDLGTTQADLERRQKINETYSQGATNIDSHDYNDNCDPENPAVIKFFLPEDLVNINSLILTYEIEEFRAYSKATKGGGATVQSTSSGGGVVNSTSSGGGSTQTSSSGGGVAKSTASGGNSTQTSSSGGATTQSTTQSAFAELHLMSGVPENSIGSENWGNHLHETVIPGNYFTHSHKVTIPSHIHSVTIPSHTHNFDVPNHAHTVNIPDHTHQINIPNHTHQITLPDHMHDIQHGIYKLSEKPSRVTVKVDGNIVPVDSTSAQNVNLIPYLSKDGGGKIERNKWHEITITPDKLGRVNANIISRLFIQSRIGGTF
- a CDS encoding SGNH/GDSL hydrolase family protein, which produces MADAQLVLLTDELPQGVDKINRGLKNANEALKKSGMNFAHLYSNGEKVKISYDWANKTITFNVRTDVSVLVISDRFATNLPQGIKTITTTQNSVAVLYNRVSKEYFTLPLAEIYTYKQDVNDCCLGYINFASKYSTILVDGNMTTFLPGVIQAILFSSTEKVNIDYDWKAKTITFDVKQQYGVLVQAKNWSANLPVGKKVLTSTETNTTVWWNRVSKEYFIMSLADAYTYQQSDDDCYLGYVHFGNTYSTINTDNSINTNMAEIHPTGHYGGLSLPTVDFSRNIVMIPRNLYIIKSDKNIKYLDVTEEILLPFIKNGETIPNWMFLWYNSYLDKFFLSEQPYYLNMRNEPNVFYLGYLHFSAKVFIVNGRYQTRKTNTASIIGTSISTYEGYIPVGNVPNGNYTEARRPPYRMWWYGLTHNLFNLLVNESWGGRRVTKTRPDDNASWAMNAIPGLAKDGISPDVVFIELGMNDLLNNVAIGDYSGTIDPNDDLTFANCYARVLDGVTTTYPKARIYCLTIPFAKQKTYKDHKRYNDAIRMVAEQYYATVIDVTNIGVNHSNQAMYTFDGIHPNEAGMNLIAGRVYNTVRENTLE
- a CDS encoding phage tail domain-containing protein, with product MITLDDKYRLEDFGFICEPGYDDPLTPSFSRKTYSIPGREGVIPFGTEIKERHFSYPLRIMERFHYDMQQKFEGFFSFFFDKYGKPRRLKMVRDYDPTKFYYVELAQQILPDRLAEDGKFVLPLVAYDPYAYTLLKSNENITWGTCIPFATKITFGYKPSQFTVNGPQKLELNNMGNLVVRSIIEIVGTVGGLTLTLNGKSFSFGDLNNETLFIDAATYTVKKNNQNYLFKMTGDLEKLELSPGNNVVQIGGNNLNVKVTFNFRGKYK
- a CDS encoding phage tail tape measure protein → MPGNKERNVVLNFKMDGQVQYAQTLKQINMVMNNAAKEYKNHIAAMGQDATATDKLAAEKKKLEIQMEAAKKRTSMLRTEFEAMSKNTNTTAEQLNKMYGKLLDAERAETSLNNAMKRVNEGLSEQAIEAREARGDMVKLEANTKQLEAEQKRLTSSFKLQNAELGANASEADKLELAQKQLRQQMEMTDRVVHNLEQQLSAAKRVYGENSTEVQQLETKLNQAKTTLKQFENSLQSVGRSGDQAADGMEQLGKKLDLHNMMEATQILQGMSQQLIELSKATVGIAVDFDRSQRKIQSSLGLTQKGAENLGKISKDAWKKGFGESLEEVDTALIKVYQNMRDVPHEELQGASENILTLAKVYDVDLNEATRGAGQLMSQFGLSSQEAFNYLAAGAQEGLNYSDELFDNLSEYAPLFKQAGFSVDEMFTILANGTKNGSYNLDYINDLVKEFGIRVQDGSKGVSDGFGDLSEDTQKVWESFNQGKGTAADVFNAVLGDLQKMDDKVKANQIGVALFGVKWEDMGAEAVLSLNNVHGGLGDVNGRMEEMKKLQEESLGQQLQKALRETQAAFEPIGKKLAELAKDVLPPVVEGIKTLVDGFTKLPEPIQNFVYVFAGLIAVVGILAPIIAAVVVSVSVLGTTLGVVMLVIAGVAAVIAGVIWAIKNWGAITDWLSERWSQFKEWFGELWDSIVQTCEDAWSSTVEYFLDAWSSFTEMMHEFFDPIGQFFSDLWSGIVETASELWGTLVQAWQDMWNTILTVLDPIISAVSVVLEAGWLLIKAGTQIAWAAISKYIIDPMIEAYNWCKNQLGELVSWLNSQWETVKSYTLAAWNLVKQYVIQPVQELWNWTKQKLGDLANWILANWETIKTYTLTAWNLVKKYVIDPVTEAYNSAKQKFTDLYNSAKEKFDSVKNAAKEKFDAAKRFIMDPIKEAVDGVKGFIDKIKGFFDNLKLKIPKPEMPKLPHFSLQTSSKTIAGKEISYPSGIGVEWRAKGGIFTRPTIFGMNAGNLQGAGEAGPEGVLPLNEKTLGAIGKGIADTMPQTNGDIVVHVYVDSEELNTRLAPGMSKQLNQNNRISARGQGVII